Proteins from a single region of Flavobacterium sp. K5-23:
- a CDS encoding BamA/TamA family outer membrane protein: MKKISTKISLFILIGIIISACNAEKRVSEGKQLLIKNNIEANGKKVKDENAVNQLYQKPNSKLLGYRLRLNLYNLANLNPDSTYQAKFTNNPGKYERKSKWLSAKQVDRLGKSFWYKGIHDFLKKTGEAPVIVDKSKTDKSALRLKYYYFNKGYFDVNTDYKIDSISPKRAKVNYTLTTGNPYLLDSIGSSISTPILDSLYDRNKSKTLIKSGNQYKTSDFEDEKNRITTIFRNNGIYYFQPTYVNFNIDTINKVNQANVNLIINDYSYQDKDSTLTEHFKQYKISDVNIYTDYSPNSSNLKITDSTTYKNFNLYSHEKLKYKPFAITDAIFITKGSLFADNKTVLTSRYLNNLKIFNYPSIQYEVDRRDSTLTSLIAKIYLTPRKKYSFGAALDLTHSNIQDFGVSVNLSETVRNIFKGAETLEIAGRFNVGSSKDLANPKNQLLNVLEFGVDVKLNFPRISFPFPTEKIIPKSMIPSTIMSVGFAKQRNIGLDKGNFTGLFSYNWTPKKNNTARFDLFNAQYVKNLNPDNYFNVYGSSYKALNELAQNPANGADQSYFNLDKNLIIQDGTTGFTNDVLSLKTPLTETDANFKTIKSIEERRIRLTDNDFILATSFTFSKTTKNDLQDNNFYLFKTKIESAGTLLSLITNATNQKTNLKGNHEILNLEYSEYLKTEFEYIKHWDLTKEKVFAVRSFFGIAVPFGNSDDIPFSRSYFSGGSNDNRAWQPYSLGPGSSGATNDFNEANMKIAISGEYRFKIQGIINGALFADAGNIWNVFDNVEDEKSTFTGLKSLNDIALGTGFGLRFDLSFFVIRFDLGFKTYNPANQNGEKWFKDYNFGHSVLNFGINYPF, encoded by the coding sequence TTGAAAAAAATTTCCACAAAAATATCATTATTTATTCTAATAGGAATAATTATATCTGCCTGTAACGCTGAAAAAAGAGTTTCAGAGGGAAAACAGCTGCTTATTAAAAATAATATTGAAGCAAATGGTAAAAAAGTAAAGGACGAAAACGCAGTTAACCAACTGTATCAAAAACCCAACAGTAAACTTCTAGGGTACCGTTTGAGACTGAATCTATATAATTTAGCAAATCTAAACCCGGATTCTACTTACCAAGCTAAATTCACTAACAATCCCGGGAAATACGAAAGAAAATCAAAATGGTTATCCGCTAAACAAGTTGACCGTCTTGGAAAATCGTTCTGGTATAAAGGAATTCACGATTTTCTAAAAAAAACTGGGGAAGCTCCAGTTATTGTAGACAAATCGAAAACAGACAAATCAGCTTTGCGCCTGAAGTATTATTATTTCAACAAAGGATATTTCGATGTAAACACAGACTACAAGATAGATTCGATAAGCCCAAAAAGAGCAAAAGTAAATTACACTCTAACAACAGGAAATCCTTATTTATTGGATTCAATAGGAAGTTCCATTTCAACTCCTATTCTAGACTCCCTTTACGATAGAAATAAATCTAAAACATTAATAAAATCAGGTAACCAATACAAAACTTCCGATTTTGAAGATGAAAAAAACCGTATTACCACTATTTTCAGGAATAATGGGATATATTATTTCCAGCCAACCTATGTAAACTTTAACATAGACACCATAAACAAAGTAAATCAAGCAAATGTAAACTTGATTATTAACGACTACTCCTATCAAGACAAAGATTCTACTTTAACAGAACATTTCAAGCAGTACAAAATTAGTGATGTAAACATTTACACTGACTATTCTCCAAATAGCAGTAATCTAAAAATAACAGACAGTACTACTTATAAAAATTTTAATTTATACAGTCATGAAAAATTAAAATACAAGCCCTTTGCAATTACTGATGCCATATTTATAACAAAAGGCAGCTTGTTTGCAGATAACAAAACGGTATTAACATCCCGTTATCTGAACAACTTGAAAATCTTTAATTATCCAAGTATTCAATATGAAGTAGATAGAAGGGATAGCACCCTTACTTCATTAATTGCAAAAATATATCTGACACCTCGTAAAAAATATAGTTTTGGTGCTGCATTGGATTTAACCCATTCCAATATTCAGGATTTCGGAGTATCTGTGAATCTTTCGGAAACAGTTAGGAATATCTTTAAAGGTGCCGAAACATTAGAAATTGCAGGGCGTTTCAATGTAGGCTCTTCAAAAGATTTGGCAAACCCTAAAAATCAGCTTTTGAATGTTCTCGAGTTTGGAGTTGATGTTAAACTAAATTTTCCAAGAATATCCTTCCCTTTCCCCACAGAGAAAATCATTCCTAAAAGCATGATCCCTTCTACAATTATGTCCGTTGGTTTTGCAAAACAACGTAACATAGGTTTAGACAAAGGAAACTTTACTGGTTTATTCTCTTATAATTGGACTCCAAAGAAAAACAATACGGCTCGTTTTGACTTGTTTAATGCGCAATATGTAAAAAATCTAAATCCAGATAATTATTTTAATGTATACGGTTCTTCATATAAAGCACTAAATGAATTAGCGCAAAATCCAGCAAATGGAGCAGATCAATCGTATTTTAATCTCGATAAAAATTTAATTATCCAAGACGGAACAACTGGATTCACTAATGATGTTTTGTCTTTAAAAACACCGTTAACTGAAACAGATGCTAATTTCAAAACAATAAAAAGTATTGAAGAAAGAAGAATCAGACTTACAGATAATGATTTTATTTTAGCCACTAGTTTTACATTTTCAAAAACTACTAAAAATGATTTACAAGACAATAATTTTTATCTCTTTAAAACTAAAATCGAATCTGCTGGAACCCTTTTATCTTTAATCACAAACGCAACTAATCAAAAAACCAACTTAAAAGGGAATCATGAAATATTAAATTTAGAATATTCAGAATACCTGAAAACCGAATTTGAATATATCAAACACTGGGATTTGACAAAAGAAAAAGTTTTTGCTGTACGATCCTTCTTTGGAATTGCGGTGCCTTTTGGAAACTCAGATGACATCCCTTTTTCTCGAAGTTATTTTTCTGGAGGATCTAATGACAATAGAGCTTGGCAGCCCTATAGCTTAGGCCCTGGAAGTAGCGGAGCAACAAATGATTTTAACGAAGCCAATATGAAAATTGCGATAAGCGGTGAATATCGATTTAAAATTCAGGGGATTATTAATGGAGCACTATTTGCAGATGCCGGTAACATCTGGAATGTATTTGATAATGTAGAAGATGAAAAATCAACTTTTACTGGATTAAAAAGCCTGAATGACATAGCGTTAGGAACAGGATTTGGACTTCGATTTGATTTAAGTTTTTTTGTCATCCGATTTGATTTAGGATTCAAAACCTACAATCCTGCTAATCAAAATGGAGAAAAATGGTTTAAAGATTACAATTTTGGACATTCAGTTTTAAATTTTGGAATAAATTATCCGTTCTAA
- a CDS encoding RNA methyltransferase yields the protein MVSKNQIKLISSLQQKKYRIANQLFIAEGIKVIQELLQSNFELEHLYTTQNDFDEITSSKKTLLYEDDLKKISALATPNTCLAVFKIPAERDIVDSGLIIALDSIRDPGNMGTILRLCDWFGVKQVLCSKETVDIYNPKVVQATMGSISRVNVSYIDLNAFVSNTQLAVFGTFMDGVNIYKTTLPQEGVIVMGNEANGISKELENLINNRLSIPRFGDLQKTESLNVATATAIILSEFKRG from the coding sequence ATGGTTAGTAAAAACCAAATAAAACTAATATCTAGTTTACAACAAAAAAAATACCGAATTGCAAATCAATTATTTATTGCCGAGGGTATAAAGGTAATTCAGGAATTGTTACAATCCAATTTCGAGTTGGAGCATTTGTATACCACGCAAAATGATTTTGATGAAATTACAAGTTCAAAAAAAACCTTGTTGTATGAGGATGATTTAAAAAAAATCAGTGCTTTGGCGACGCCTAATACTTGTTTAGCGGTATTCAAGATTCCAGCTGAGAGGGATATTGTTGATTCAGGTTTGATTATTGCTCTTGATTCGATTCGGGATCCAGGGAATATGGGGACAATATTAAGGCTTTGTGATTGGTTTGGTGTTAAACAGGTGTTATGTTCAAAAGAAACAGTTGATATTTATAATCCAAAAGTGGTACAAGCGACTATGGGTTCTATATCAAGGGTCAATGTGTCTTATATTGATTTAAATGCATTTGTTTCTAATACTCAGTTAGCGGTTTTTGGCACTTTTATGGATGGAGTGAATATTTACAAAACGACATTGCCACAAGAAGGAGTAATCGTTATGGGGAATGAAGCTAATGGAATATCAAAGGAATTAGAAAATTTGATAAATAATAGATTGTCAATACCTCGTTTTGGTGATTTACAAAAAACAGAAAGCCTGAATGTGGCTACTGCAACTGCAATAATTCTTAGTGAGTTTAAAAGGGGGTAG
- a CDS encoding porin family protein, which translates to MKKIAVLILFVFSIKGNAQSSNGIFSKDPIVNLENFQQQRIYFGFYLGFNSYDFKFDYNEVTSDVQVKKSTGFNVGMIGDLKLQEHINLRFEPGLYYTKRDLYYPGFSRKIDALREVNSTYIHLPLLLKFSSLRTGNIRPYLVGGTSATLNLSSNSKSKDDNAEQKFRVKPWTLNYEIGFGIDVFSEYFIFSPSIRGVFGLSDELIRDNDPNSPWTGNIESLKTRAIFINFSFH; encoded by the coding sequence ATGAAAAAAATAGCCGTTTTAATTTTATTTGTTTTCTCAATAAAAGGGAATGCTCAATCTTCTAATGGAATATTTAGTAAAGATCCAATCGTAAATCTTGAAAATTTTCAGCAACAACGAATTTATTTCGGATTTTACTTAGGATTCAATTCTTATGATTTTAAATTTGACTATAACGAAGTTACCTCAGATGTTCAAGTAAAAAAATCAACTGGATTCAATGTAGGAATGATTGGTGATTTAAAATTACAAGAGCATATTAATTTGCGTTTTGAACCAGGACTTTACTATACAAAGAGAGATTTGTATTACCCTGGGTTTAGCAGAAAAATAGATGCTTTAAGAGAAGTAAATAGCACTTATATCCATTTGCCTCTACTATTAAAATTCTCGTCGCTTAGAACAGGAAATATTCGACCTTATCTTGTAGGGGGAACCTCTGCCACATTGAACTTGTCTAGCAATTCAAAATCTAAAGATGACAATGCGGAACAAAAATTCAGAGTAAAACCTTGGACTCTTAATTATGAAATAGGCTTTGGTATAGATGTTTTTTCAGAATATTTTATTTTCTCCCCTTCTATAAGAGGAGTATTTGGCCTTTCAGATGAGTTAATTAGAGACAACGACCCTAATAGTCCTTGGACTGGAAATATAGAATCCCTGAAAACTAGAGCTATTTTTATAAACTTCTCATTTCATTAG
- the mreC gene encoding rod shape-determining protein MreC, which translates to MQQIFNFIYKNSSRLLFLLLISISLLLTIQSHSFHRSKVISSANFLSGGVYERVNAINEYLNLKTENDALAVENARLKSMLFNSKDSIAITQFEKDKAKLPNDIVVAKVIRNSYNVHENYLTLNSGSLKGIKSDMGVINNLGIVGIIDNTSLRYSTVVSVLNTKSQINAKIKKSNHFGSLNWNGKSTGFVQLIDVPRLASVRKGDTIVTGGQSVIFPENINIGTIHKIYIDNKTNYYTLDIKLFNDMTNLGHVYIIKSKDRDEINKLEKGNKDE; encoded by the coding sequence ATGCAGCAAATATTTAATTTTATATACAAAAACAGTAGTAGACTACTGTTTTTGCTATTAATAAGCATTTCGTTATTGCTCACAATACAGTCGCACTCATTTCACAGAAGTAAAGTAATCAGTTCTGCTAATTTTTTAAGTGGCGGAGTTTACGAAAGGGTAAATGCTATCAATGAGTACCTGAATCTTAAAACAGAAAACGATGCGCTTGCAGTTGAAAATGCAAGATTAAAAAGTATGTTGTTTAACTCTAAAGATAGTATTGCAATTACACAATTTGAAAAAGACAAAGCTAAACTACCCAATGATATCGTAGTGGCTAAAGTAATTCGCAATTCCTATAATGTCCATGAAAACTATTTAACACTGAATTCAGGATCGTTAAAAGGCATCAAATCTGATATGGGAGTGATAAACAACCTTGGTATTGTAGGGATTATAGACAACACATCATTGAGATATTCCACTGTGGTAAGTGTTTTGAACACCAAGTCACAAATCAATGCTAAAATCAAAAAATCAAACCATTTTGGTTCACTGAATTGGAATGGAAAAAGCACTGGATTTGTTCAGCTTATAGATGTTCCTAGACTTGCTTCTGTCAGAAAAGGAGACACAATTGTGACTGGAGGGCAATCAGTTATTTTTCCAGAAAACATTAACATTGGAACCATCCATAAAATATACATTGACAATAAAACCAATTACTACACACTTGATATAAAATTATTTAATGACATGACTAATTTAGGCCATGTCTATATCATAAAAAGTAAAGATCGTGATGAAATTAATAAATTAGAAAAAGGGAATAAAGATGAATAG
- a CDS encoding rod shape-determining protein produces MGFFDFMTEDIAIDLGTANTLIIHNDKVVIDSPSIVARDRISGKIIAVGKEANMMQGKTHENIKTIRPLKDGVIADFDASEKMISMFIKSIPALKKRMFTPALRMVVCIPSGITEVEMRAVKESCERVNGKEVYLIHEPMAAAIGIGIDIMQPKGNMIVDIGGGTTEIAVIALGGIVCDKSVKIAGDVFTNDIVYYMRTQHNLFVGESTAEKIKIQIGAAIEDLETPPEDMSVQGRDLLTGKPKQVEVSYREIAKALDKSIQRIEDAVMETLSQTPPELAADIYNTGIYLAGGGSMLRGLDKRISQKTDLPVYIAEDPLRAVVRGTGMALKNISKFKSILIK; encoded by the coding sequence ATGGGATTTTTTGATTTCATGACCGAGGATATTGCGATAGACCTTGGAACCGCAAACACTTTAATCATTCACAATGATAAAGTAGTTATTGACAGTCCTTCAATTGTTGCCAGAGACAGAATCTCCGGTAAAATCATTGCTGTTGGAAAAGAAGCCAACATGATGCAGGGAAAAACACATGAAAACATTAAGACAATAAGACCCTTGAAAGATGGTGTAATTGCCGACTTTGATGCTTCAGAAAAAATGATCAGTATGTTTATTAAAAGCATACCGGCATTGAAAAAAAGAATGTTTACACCTGCTTTAAGAATGGTTGTATGTATTCCTTCAGGAATTACTGAGGTTGAAATGAGAGCAGTAAAAGAATCATGTGAAAGAGTAAATGGTAAAGAAGTTTACCTAATACACGAACCTATGGCAGCAGCTATTGGTATTGGTATTGATATTATGCAACCAAAAGGAAACATGATTGTTGATATTGGTGGTGGTACAACTGAAATTGCAGTTATTGCTTTAGGTGGAATTGTGTGTGACAAATCAGTAAAAATTGCTGGAGATGTTTTCACAAATGATATTGTTTACTACATGCGTACTCAACACAACCTTTTTGTTGGAGAAAGTACAGCTGAAAAAATAAAAATCCAAATTGGTGCCGCTATAGAAGATTTAGAAACTCCTCCTGAAGACATGTCAGTTCAAGGTAGAGATTTACTTACCGGTAAACCAAAACAAGTAGAAGTATCTTATAGAGAAATTGCTAAAGCATTAGACAAATCTATCCAAAGAATTGAAGATGCTGTAATGGAAACTTTATCTCAAACTCCTCCTGAGTTAGCAGCAGATATCTACAACACGGGTATTTACCTTGCAGGTGGTGGATCTATGTTAAGAGGTTTAGACAAAAGAATTTCTCAAAAAACAGACTTACCAGTTTACATCGCCGAAGATCCATTAAGAGCTGTAGTTCGAGGTACTGGAATGGCGCTTAAAAACATCAGTAAATTTAAAAGTATCTTAATTAAATAA
- the purH gene encoding bifunctional phosphoribosylaminoimidazolecarboxamide formyltransferase/IMP cyclohydrolase, translated as MNTTKKIQSALISVFSKEGLEPIVRLLNSQNVTLYSTGGTEDFIKNLGIPVVPVEDVTSYPSILGGRVKTLHPKIFGGILNRQDNESDVQQMQEFNIPQIDLVIVDLYPFEKTVASGASESDIIEKIDIGGISLIRAAAKNFKDTVIVASVDQYSTLLDLITNQDGATTLENRKLLATKAFHVSSHYDTAIFNYFNTDETIYKESIENGQILRYGENPHQKGFFFGDFDAIFSKLHGKELSYNNLLDVDAAVTLISEFKNDGPTFAILKHNNACGLATRKTISEAYNVALACDPTSAFGGVLIANTKIDVATATEINKLFCEVVIAPEYDTEAIAILQEKKNRIILVQNEVALPQRQVRTCLNGLLVQDKNNITDNKEDLRTVTLTAPTEQEINDLIFASKICKNTKSNTIVFAKNGTLISSGTGQTSRVDALMQAVEKAKNFKFDLTGAVMASDAFFPFPDCVALAKEAGITAVIQPGGSIKDELSIDYCNENKLAMVFTGTRHFKH; from the coding sequence ATGAACACAACTAAAAAAATTCAATCTGCATTAATTTCAGTATTTTCGAAAGAAGGTCTTGAACCAATTGTAAGACTACTAAACAGTCAAAATGTTACACTTTATTCTACAGGAGGAACTGAAGATTTTATAAAAAATTTAGGAATCCCCGTAGTTCCAGTTGAAGACGTGACTTCTTACCCATCAATTTTAGGAGGAAGAGTAAAGACTTTACACCCAAAAATTTTTGGAGGAATCTTAAATCGTCAAGATAACGAAAGTGACGTACAGCAAATGCAAGAGTTCAACATCCCACAAATTGACTTGGTGATTGTTGACTTATACCCATTCGAAAAAACAGTTGCTTCAGGAGCAAGTGAGTCTGATATTATTGAAAAAATAGATATTGGAGGAATTTCTTTAATTCGTGCTGCTGCAAAAAACTTTAAGGATACAGTAATTGTTGCATCTGTTGATCAATACAGCACGCTTTTAGATTTGATTACAAATCAAGATGGCGCTACAACATTGGAAAACAGAAAATTATTAGCTACAAAAGCTTTTCACGTTTCTTCACATTACGACACAGCTATCTTTAATTATTTCAACACAGATGAAACAATTTATAAAGAAAGTATTGAAAACGGACAAATATTAAGATACGGGGAAAACCCACATCAAAAAGGATTTTTCTTTGGAGATTTTGACGCAATTTTCAGTAAACTTCACGGAAAAGAACTTTCATACAACAATTTACTAGATGTAGATGCTGCGGTAACTTTGATAAGTGAATTCAAAAACGACGGACCTACATTTGCTATTTTAAAACACAACAACGCCTGCGGACTTGCTACTAGAAAAACAATTAGCGAGGCATACAACGTGGCTTTGGCTTGTGATCCTACATCAGCATTTGGAGGTGTATTAATCGCAAACACAAAAATAGATGTTGCTACTGCAACTGAAATCAATAAATTATTTTGTGAAGTTGTTATAGCTCCAGAATATGATACTGAAGCAATTGCAATCTTACAAGAAAAGAAAAACCGCATCATTTTAGTACAAAATGAAGTCGCTTTACCTCAAAGACAAGTTCGTACTTGCCTTAACGGCTTATTAGTTCAAGATAAAAACAACATCACAGACAATAAAGAAGACTTAAGAACCGTTACCCTAACAGCTCCTACTGAACAAGAAATAAATGATTTGATTTTCGCGTCTAAAATATGCAAAAACACAAAATCAAATACAATTGTTTTTGCTAAGAACGGTACACTTATTTCATCTGGAACAGGACAAACTTCTAGAGTTGACGCTTTAATGCAAGCAGTTGAAAAAGCAAAAAACTTTAAATTTGATTTAACAGGAGCCGTAATGGCAAGTGATGCTTTTTTCCCTTTCCCAGATTGCGTAGCTCTTGCAAAAGAAGCAGGAATTACAGCAGTTATTCAACCAGGAGGGTCAATTAAAGATGAATTAAGCATAGATTATTGCAATGAAAATAAACTTGCAATGGTATTTACAGGAACGCGTCATTTTAAGCATTAA
- the accD gene encoding acetyl-CoA carboxylase, carboxyltransferase subunit beta, translating into MAWFKRKEKGITTATEDKMDVPKGLWYKSPTGKIIDADELERNLFVSPEDGFHVRIGSATYFEILFDNNEFVELDKNLTSKDPLNFVDTKKYADRLKDVMSKTKLNDAVRTGVGKSKGKDLVICCMDFAFIGGSMGAVVGEKIARGINHSIKNKIPFVMISKSGGARMMEAAYSLMQLAKTSVKLAQLSEAKIPYISLCTDPTTGGTTASYAMLGDINIGEPGALIGFAGPRVVKDTTGKDLPEGFQTAEFLLEHGFLDFITPRKVLKDKINLYIDLIQNNDIR; encoded by the coding sequence ATGGCTTGGTTTAAAAGAAAAGAAAAAGGAATTACGACTGCTACTGAAGACAAAATGGACGTCCCAAAAGGACTTTGGTACAAATCTCCTACAGGGAAAATTATTGATGCAGATGAACTGGAACGCAACTTATTCGTAAGTCCAGAAGATGGTTTCCACGTAAGAATTGGTAGTGCTACCTATTTTGAAATTTTATTTGACAACAATGAATTTGTTGAATTGGATAAAAACCTGACATCAAAAGACCCTTTGAACTTTGTAGATACAAAGAAATATGCGGACCGTCTAAAAGATGTTATGTCAAAAACCAAACTGAATGACGCAGTTCGTACTGGTGTTGGAAAATCTAAAGGAAAAGACTTAGTAATTTGCTGTATGGATTTTGCCTTTATCGGTGGATCTATGGGTGCAGTTGTAGGTGAAAAAATAGCAAGAGGAATTAACCACTCTATCAAAAACAAAATTCCATTTGTGATGATTTCAAAATCAGGTGGAGCTAGAATGATGGAAGCGGCTTATTCATTAATGCAGTTAGCAAAAACATCTGTAAAGCTTGCCCAACTTTCTGAAGCAAAGATCCCTTACATTTCATTATGTACGGACCCAACTACAGGAGGAACAACAGCATCTTACGCTATGCTTGGAGACATCAACATTGGTGAACCTGGAGCATTGATTGGATTTGCAGGCCCTCGAGTTGTAAAAGACACCACCGGTAAAGATTTACCAGAAGGTTTCCAGACTGCCGAATTTCTATTAGAACACGGTTTCTTAGACTTTATCACGCCAAGAAAAGTATTGAAAGACAAGATCAACTTGTATATCGATTTGATTCAAAACAACGATATTAGATAA
- a CDS encoding ABC transporter permease — protein MIVYLRLLKESFSFALNALRSNKLRTLLSLLGVTIGIFSIIAVLAAVDSLDRKITKDLSSLDKNTIYLMRFPFGPTDIPRWKREQFPDVKYDEYTYLKNSLSNTEQVGYQFFVRPESLKFESNVVSDVNVVPVSYEFIDIQGLDFEKGRFYNESESNSGTAVIVLGYEIAKSLFGESESLGKNIRLYGQRFTVIGVLKKQGAGLFGDSDDTSVYLPVNFLRKMYGDNNDAMTPVIILKPKKGIDMDAYKAEVSQKLRASRGLKAGEIDNFFVNVFSGVTDFIDGILGQMNFVGWIISGFSLLVGGFGIANIMFVSVKERTNLIGIQKSLGAKNRFILFQFLFEAIILSVFGGVIGLFLVWIISVILTNALDFEFVLGMGNILLGTGLAALIGLISGILPAITASKLDPVEAIRTGM, from the coding sequence ATGATAGTTTATTTACGTTTATTGAAAGAGAGTTTTTCCTTCGCACTGAATGCGTTACGAAGTAATAAGTTGAGAACATTGCTTTCTTTGTTGGGTGTTACCATTGGTATCTTTTCGATTATTGCCGTGCTTGCTGCCGTAGATTCATTAGACAGAAAAATCACTAAGGATTTAAGCAGTTTAGATAAAAACACTATTTATCTGATGCGCTTTCCATTTGGTCCCACTGATATTCCGCGATGGAAAAGAGAGCAGTTTCCGGACGTGAAATATGATGAATATACTTATTTGAAGAATTCTCTAAGCAATACAGAACAGGTAGGATATCAGTTTTTTGTGAGACCTGAAAGTTTAAAGTTTGAATCTAATGTGGTGAGTGATGTAAATGTTGTTCCTGTTTCTTATGAGTTTATTGACATTCAAGGTCTTGATTTCGAAAAAGGAAGATTTTATAATGAGTCCGAATCTAATTCTGGAACGGCAGTAATTGTTTTGGGTTATGAAATTGCCAAAAGCCTTTTTGGAGAAAGCGAGTCTTTGGGTAAAAACATCCGTCTGTATGGTCAGCGATTTACTGTAATCGGTGTATTGAAAAAGCAAGGAGCCGGCTTGTTTGGCGATAGCGACGACACATCGGTTTATCTTCCGGTTAATTTTCTTCGAAAAATGTACGGAGATAACAACGATGCGATGACTCCTGTAATTATTTTAAAACCTAAAAAAGGAATAGATATGGATGCCTATAAAGCTGAAGTGTCCCAAAAATTAAGGGCTTCCCGTGGTTTGAAAGCAGGGGAAATTGATAATTTCTTTGTTAATGTTTTTTCAGGGGTTACTGATTTTATTGACGGTATTTTAGGGCAGATGAATTTTGTGGGTTGGATAATAAGTGGGTTCTCCTTATTAGTAGGCGGATTTGGAATAGCCAATATCATGTTTGTTTCAGTCAAGGAACGCACGAATTTGATTGGAATTCAAAAATCATTGGGTGCAAAAAACCGATTTATTTTGTTTCAGTTTCTTTTTGAAGCTATTATACTTTCAGTATTCGGCGGGGTAATTGGGTTATTTTTAGTTTGGATAATCTCTGTGATACTGACCAATGCATTAGACTTTGAATTTGTTCTAGGTATGGGTAATATTCTTCTGGGAACGGGACTGGCTGCTTTGATAGGGTTAATCTCCGGAATCCTTCCCGCCATTACGGCTTCGAAACTGGATCCCGTAGAGGCAATCCGAACAGGGATGTAA
- the fbaA gene encoding class II fructose-bisphosphate aldolase — MAHKIKPGVATGDQVQEIFRYAKEKGFALPAINVSGSSTVNGVLETAAKLNAPVIIQFSNGGAQFNAGKGLSNVNEKAGIAGAIAGALHVHTLAEAYGATVILHTDHCAKKLLPWIDGLLDASEKYFAETGKPLYSSHMIDLSEEPIEENIEICKTYLARMSKMGMTLEIELGITGGEEDGVDNTDVDSSKLYTQPEEVAYAYEELSKISPRFTIAAAFGNVHGVYKPGNVKLTPKILKNSQEFVEKKFNTGSNPVDFVFHGGSGSTVEEIREAIGYGVIKMNIDTDLQFAFTEGTRDYIIENIDYLKTQIGNPKGDDIPNKKYYDPRKWLREGELTYNKRLEQAFTDLNNVNTL; from the coding sequence ATGGCACACAAAATAAAACCGGGAGTAGCGACAGGAGATCAAGTTCAGGAAATTTTCAGATATGCAAAAGAAAAAGGCTTTGCTCTACCTGCTATTAACGTATCGGGGTCAAGTACAGTAAATGGGGTACTTGAAACTGCAGCAAAATTAAATGCTCCAGTTATTATCCAATTTTCAAATGGAGGAGCACAATTTAACGCTGGAAAAGGACTTTCTAACGTTAATGAAAAAGCTGGAATTGCCGGTGCAATTGCTGGTGCATTACACGTTCATACATTGGCAGAAGCATACGGAGCTACTGTAATATTACATACTGACCACTGCGCTAAGAAATTATTACCATGGATTGATGGTTTATTAGATGCTTCTGAAAAATATTTTGCTGAAACTGGAAAACCTTTATACAGCTCACATATGATTGACTTATCTGAAGAGCCAATCGAAGAAAACATCGAAATCTGTAAAACTTATTTAGCTCGAATGAGCAAAATGGGAATGACATTGGAAATTGAACTTGGAATCACAGGTGGTGAAGAAGATGGTGTTGACAACACTGATGTTGACAGCTCTAAATTATACACTCAACCAGAAGAAGTAGCCTACGCATACGAAGAATTATCTAAAATAAGCCCACGTTTTACAATTGCAGCCGCTTTTGGAAACGTTCATGGAGTTTACAAACCGGGTAACGTAAAACTGACTCCTAAAATTCTTAAAAATTCTCAGGAATTTGTAGAAAAGAAATTCAACACAGGTTCAAACCCAGTTGACTTTGTATTCCACGGTGGATCAGGATCTACTGTAGAAGAAATCAGAGAAGCTATTGGTTATGGTGTTATAAAAATGAACATTGACACTGACCTGCAATTTGCCTTTACAGAAGGGACACGTGATTATATCATCGAAAATATTGACTATTTAAAAACTCAGATTGGAAACCCTAAAGGTGACGATATTCCTAACAAGAAATATTACGATCCTAGAAAATGGTTACGTGAAGGAGAACTTACTTATAACAAAAGATTAGAGCAGGCATTTACTGACCTGAACAATGTGAATACACTTTAA